The genomic region CCACCTGGACCGGCTCGGCCTCCGGAGCTCGCTCCAGCAGGCTGAGGGAGGGAAATTGCCATCTCCCACCCGCTTCCGCCACCCTTTCAACTGTTTCAATCTTTTCGCCCGCTGCCCCAGCTGTAGAGGGAACGGCCTCGGCTATCCTGTCCTTCTCAGGTTCACCAGCTACGGAAGGCGTCGCCTTGGGCTCAACCGCCCTGGGTGCTCCATACCCCACCCCCGCCACCGGCGCGGCGGCAGGCCTGGCTGGGCGCTGCGGCGGGGAAATCCTGGTGCGCTTCAGGGGATGACGGCGGTAAAATGCCCGGGGCCAGCATGCCAGGCGCCAGAGGTATCTATGGAGCGGATAGCGATGATAGGAATCCGCCAGAGCACGGAAAAAGCGCACGGACATGCGCCAGCTCCCTCGAGGCGCCACCAGAAATATGCCCACAATAACGATGCCGGCAAGCCTCAGCGCACCGATGGCATTGGGAGTTCCGATAACTGCCCTGCCAAACCCTCCCCCCAAATCGAAGAAGGCAAGAAGCCCGAAAATAGCGACACAGAAGGCGATGGCCCCCAGCCATCGGTTCCAACGATGCAGTGCGAGTGAAGAAGCGATGGCCCTGAGCGACCGGTTCCCCCTTTGCAGAAACGCGGTAACCTGCTGCCGCCAAGTAATAAAGATCAGCAGCAATACCACCAGAACGGCTACAAGAATAACCCCGTAACCCAACGCCCCAAACACAGCATCCCAGGCGGTGCTAAACCCAGAGACTACTTGAGAACGGAAGATAAAAAGCAGCGCCAGCGCGATGAACAGAACCAGCAGCAACATCACCGGGCGCGAGAATAGATTGCGCCTGGTGCGAGAAGGCCCCCCCACCGCTGTACTCTTTGCCTGTTTAGCCCTTGCCATGCTCTTTACCCGGCACGATAGATGCGATAATTCTAAACCCAATAATCCCGCCCTAACGGCTCGAAAACTTCGCCATGTCTCTTCCTAGAACATGGATAACTGCTCCGGTTTATGCTCCTCTTCCACCACCTCCGCAGCCTGAGCCATAAGGGGAGGGATCTTGAGCATATCCTCCATGATGACCTGGCGCAGGCTCTGCTGGTGCAGCGCCGCCGCAGGGTGATACATGGCAAAGTAGATTATCCCATCCCTTTTTTGCGCTTTGCCGTGGACCTTCCCTATGGCATCGCCGGGGAGGAACTGAGCCAGCGAGTGGCGCCCCAGGGTAACGATCACCTTGGGGCTGATGAGTTCTATCTGACAGTCGAGCCACTTGCGGCACGCCCTTATCTCATCGGGCAGCGGGTCGCGATTTGAGGGCGGTCGGCACTTAATCACGTTGGCGATGTAAACATCCTCACGCCTCATTCCGATGGATCGGAGCAGCTCATCGAGGAAATGACCCGCAGGGCCCACGAAGGGACGCCCCTGCTGATCCTCATGCCAGCCCGGGGCCTCACCGATGAAGAGCAGGTCGGCATCCTCAGCGCCCTCGCCGGGCACCACCTGTTTCCTATGCCGGGATAGCTCACACCCCTCACAACGGGCGATTTCCATGTATAGCTGGCTCAACGCACTCACAACGCCTAACCCTCCGAACGCCAACCTCTAATCGCCATGAAAAAGCCCACCATGATTATGACACCACCCACAATCTGGCGCAAAATCGATGCATCCAGCACGTCCGCCACCATACCCCCGACAAAACTAAAGATGACTGCTGCGGGTATGATCCATAGAGCCATCCTGAGCCTGACATTATCCTGGCGATAATGGGTGACCGTGCCTACCAGTGCCATTGCACTTATCACCGCCAGGGATACTCCCTGTGCTGTATGCTGCTCAACATCCATTAAAAAAACCATGCCCGGAATCAAGATCACCCCTCCCCCTACCCCCAGCATCCCACCCAGCGTTCCTGCCAGAAGCCCAATCCCGATAGCTATGCCCATACTTAACCGCTCCAACTAGGGGTTTACGATCATAAAAGTGCCCACGACCACCAAAAAGATACCGAATATCCACCTGAGCTGCTTAGCCGGCACCCTCATCATCAATCTGGCTCCCAAAACCACCCCCACTAAGCCGCCCAAAGCCAGCCCCAGGATGACCCCCCAATCCACTTGCCCCGGAATATATCCATGGACAGCATAGGTGATTGCGCCGACGAGGGCGATGGGAAACACTACGGCTAGAGAGGTGCCATGTGCCTGATGCTGCACCATGGCCAACAGCCCCACCATCAAAGGCACCAGGAACACCCCGCCACCCACACCCGTCAGCCCAGCGAGCATCCCGGCAGCGGCGCCGATCAGGAGGGATATGAGGACCTTCCTTCCCAAGCACACCCACCTTTACCTTTCAAAGGATGATAGCACAGCAATATAGCTTAGTCAATTGAGCCTTATGCATAATATTATGTCTAGTATTTATAGCACTATTGAAACAACACAATGAGTACATGGAGGCAATAAGTCTGGTGGATGGGATATGTAAGCTAGAACTTAAGGCAGGGATTTGTCGGCATTCTTGTAGATAGTAGCACGAAGACCAACAAGGTGAATGATCATCTCATCTGAAGTACTGTCATAACTGTACACAATCCGGTACTTGCCTATCGTCCGTTTTAGAAACCCGCTTAGATTCTCGCGTAACGGGAAATGCACAATCTCCATGCGATGTTCCCACATCCAATCAATCTTCTTCATCAGACGCTTTGCATCGTGCCCTGTAATATCGTTGAAAGCGTCGGGGTCAAACAG from Dehalococcoidia bacterium harbors:
- a CDS encoding sulfite exporter TauE/SafE family protein, whose amino-acid sequence is MGIAIGIGLLAGTLGGMLGVGGGVILIPGMVFLMDVEQHTAQGVSLAVISAMALVGTVTHYRQDNVRLRMALWIIPAAVIFSFVGGMVADVLDASILRQIVGGVIIMVGFFMAIRGWRSEG
- a CDS encoding sulfite exporter TauE/SafE family protein codes for the protein MGRKVLISLLIGAAAGMLAGLTGVGGGVFLVPLMVGLLAMVQHQAHGTSLAVVFPIALVGAITYAVHGYIPGQVDWGVILGLALGGLVGVVLGARLMMRVPAKQLRWIFGIFLVVVGTFMIVNP
- a CDS encoding uracil-DNA glycosylase, coding for MEIARCEGCELSRHRKQVVPGEGAEDADLLFIGEAPGWHEDQQGRPFVGPAGHFLDELLRSIGMRREDVYIANVIKCRPPSNRDPLPDEIRACRKWLDCQIELISPKVIVTLGRHSLAQFLPGDAIGKVHGKAQKRDGIIYFAMYHPAAALHQQSLRQVIMEDMLKIPPLMAQAAEVVEEEHKPEQLSMF